CTGCACCTGTATACCGTCGACAGACGCCTCCGGATCGTATGCAGTCGCGTTCGCGAGGATCTGCGCGTAGCCGCTCGCGACCTCCTCCGCGTTCCTAAGGCCGACCAGCACGCCGCCGGCGTCGGTCTTGTGCAGGATGTCGGGCGAGACGATCTTCAGGACGACGGGGAAGCCGAGCTCCTCCGCCAGCCGTACGGCCTCGTCGGCGGTCGTCGCCAGGCCCTCGCCTGGGGTGGCGATGCCGTACTCCTGACAGATCCGCCGCCCCTCGGGAGCGGTGAGCGCCGCACGCCCCTCCGCCAACGCCTTGTCGAGAATCTCCCTAATGGTCACCTAGATGACTCCGTTCGTCTTCAGCTCGGCCAGTTCGTCGGCGCTCACGCCGAAGGCGCCGTAGATCTCCTCGTTGTGCTCGCCCAGCAGCGGGGGCGTGCGGACCTCGACCGGCGAGTCCGACAGCTGCAGCGGGCTGCCCACCGTCACGAACGCGCCGCGCTCGGGGTGGTCGACGCTGACGACGATGCCCTCCTCGCGCAGGCTGGCATCCTCGACCAGCTCCTTCGTGGACAGGATCGGACCGCACGGGATGTTCTGGGCGTTGAGCGTGTCCAGCACGGTCCACTTGTCGTGCGCGATGCTCCACTCCTCGATGAGCTGGAACATCTTGTCCAGCTTCGGCAGCCGCGCCTCCGGGGTGGCCCACTCGGGGTCGTCGGCCAGCTCGGGCCTGCCGATGATCGCCGACAGCGGCTTCCAGCCGACCGGCTGCACGATCACGTAGATGTAGTCGTTGGGACCGCCCGGCGCGCACCGCACCGCCCAGCCCGGCTGCCCGCCGCCGCTGGCGTTGCCCGAGCGCGGCACCTCCTCGCCGAAGGTCTTGTTCGGGTACTCCTTCAGCGGCCCGTGCGCCAGCCGCTGCTGGTCGCGCAGCTTCACCCGGCACAGGTTGAGTACGGCGTGCTGCATCGCGACCTGGACGCGCTGTCCCCTGCCGGTGCTCTCCCGCTGGTAGAGGGCGGCGAGGATGCCCGCGACCGCGTGGATGCCGGTGCCCGAGTCGCCGATCTGGGCGCCGGTGGCCAGCGGCGGGCCCTCCTCGAAGCCCGTGGTGCTCATCGAGCCGCCCATGGCCTGGGCGATCACCTCGTACGCCTTGAACTTCGCGTACCGGCCCGCGCCGAAGCCCTTGATGGAGGCGTAGATGAGGCGCGGGTTGAGCTCCTGCAGGCGCTCCCACGTGAAGCCCATACGGTCGACCGCGCCGGGGCCGAAGTTCTCCACCAGGATGTCGGAGTTCTTCACCAGCTCGGCGAACAGCTCCTTGCCGCGCTCGCTCTTCATGTTGAGCGTGATGCTGCGCTTGTTGCAGTTCAGCATCGTGAAGTAGAGGCTGTCGATGCCGGGCAGGTCGCGCAGCTGCTGCCGGGTGATGTCGCCGGTCGGGGCCTCCAGCTTGACCACGTCGGCGCCGAGCCAGCCGAGCAGCTGCGTGGCCGACGGGCCGGACTGGACGTGGGTCATGTCCAGGACGCGGACGCCTTCCAGTGCCTTCATGACCGCTCCCTACTTGTACATCGTCTGGTTCATGGTCCCGGGGGCGTAGACCTCCGGATCGACCCACACGTTGATCAGCGAGGGCTTGCCCGACTCGCGCGCCCTTTCCATCGCGGGGCGGATGTCGGCCGGGTCGCGGACCTCCTCGCCGTGACCGCCGAGGAGCTTGGCGAACTCGTCGTAGCGGACGTCGCCGAGGGTGTTGCCGATGCGGGCGCGGTCCTCGCCGTACTTGGCGGCCTGGCCGTACCTGATCTGGTTCATCGAGGAGTTGTTGCCGATGACGCCGATGAACGGCAGGTCGAAGCGGACCATCGTCTCGAAGTCCCAGCCGGTGAGGCTGAAGGCGCCGTCGCCGAACAGCGCGACGACCTCCTTGTCGGGGCGGGCCTGCTTGGCGGCCATCGCGAAGGCGACGCCGACGCCGAGCGTGCCGAGCGGGCCCGGGTCCATCCAGTGGCCGGGCGACTTGGGCTGGACGACCTGTCCGGAGAAGGTGACGATGTCGCCGCCGTCGCCGATGTAGATGGAGTCCTCGGTCAGGAACTCGTTGATCTCGTGGACGAGCCGGTAGGGGTCGATCGGCCGCGAGTCGGAGTGCTGCCGCGGCAGGCGCTTGGTGTATGCCTGGGTCTCGACCGTGCGCAGCTCCTCGATCCACTCCTTGCGCCTGGTGGCGGCGTTCTGGACGCGTCCGGTGGCGGCCTGGGTGACCGCGGACAGGACGGCGCCCGCGTCGCCGACGATGCCGAGGTCGATGTCGCGGTTCTTGCCGACCGTGCGGTAGTCGAGGTCGATCTGGACGACGGTGGCGGTGGGCGAGAGGCGCTTGCCGTACCCCATCCTGAAGTCGAACGGCGTGCCCACGATGATGATCAGGTCGGCCTCGGTGAAGGCATACCTGCGGCTGAGCTGGAAGTGGTGCGGGTCGCCCGGCGGGAGTGTGCCCCGGCCCGAGCCGTTCATGTAGGCCGGCACGTTGAGCGCGCGGACGAAGTCGATGGCGGCGTCTGTGCCGCGGCAGGTCCAGACCTGGCTGCCGAGCAGGATGCACGGCTTCTCGCTGTGGGCCAGCAGGTCGGCCAGGCGCTCGATGGCCTCGGGGTCGCCCGCCTGCCTGGTCGAGGCGCGGTAGTTCGTGGGGATGCGGGCCTGGTCGAGGGGCACCTTGGCGTCGAGGACGTCGCGCGGGATCTCCAGGAACGACGGGCCCGGCGCGCCGTGGTAGCACTCGCGGAAGGCCATCGACACCAGGTCGGCCACCCGCTCTGTGCTCGGCACCGTGGCGGCGAACTTGGTGATGGGGGTCATCATGTCGACGTGCGGGAGGTCCTGCAGCGAGCCCATCTTGTGCTGGCTCAGGGCGCCCTGGCCGCCGATGAGCAGCATCGGGCTCTCGGCACGGAAGGCGTTGGCCACGCCCGTCACCGCGTCGGTTGTGCCGGGGCCCGCGGTGACGACCGCGCAGCCGGGCTTGCCGGTGATCCTGGCGTAGCCGTCGGCCGCGTGCGCCGCGACCTGCTCGTGGCGTACGTCGATCACCTCGATGCCCTCGTCCACGCAACCGTCGTAGATGTCGATGATGTGGCCACCGCAGAGCGTGTAGATGACGTCCACGCCCTCCGCCTTGAGCGCCTTGGCCACCAGGTGACCACCCGAGATCAGTTCCGACATCGCTCACCCTTCCAGGATGCTGTCTTCTCCATACTGCATACCGTATGAGCCACATGCTTACTCGGCTATCACGGGCCTGTCTAGCCCCTTCTCAGTCCGGCAGGTCGAGCAGTTCCACCGGCTCGCCGTCCCAGCCGGGCGGGAGCACGGCCAGCGCGTCGGCCAGCGCGGCCCCCCAGAGCGAGCCGGGCCGATCACGCCCGACGGGCACCGCCCCACTCCCCGACCTGCGCACGGGCACGAGCCGCGTGTCCCTGGGATGGGCCGGCGTCGCGCGCTCCCCCGGCTGGAAACGCTCGGACTTCTGGGATGGCCGGGCCAGGGTCGCGTGCTCGCCCGGCTGGTAGCGCTCGGACTCCTGGGATGGCCGGGTCAGGGTCGCGCGTTCGCCCGGCTGGTAGCGCTCGCCCTTGAGCAGCGGGACCAGCAGCGTCAGGGCGGCGGACAGGGCGGCGAACGGGTTGCCAGGCAGCCCCACCACCAGGCGCCCACCGGGCAGCCTGGCGAGGAGCTGGGGATGGCCGGGCCGTACGGCGACCCCGTCGACGAGCACCTCGGCCCCCACCTCGTCGAGAACCGCCCGCAGGTGGTCGGCGGGCCCCTTGGACGAGGCCCCGCACACCACAACGATCTCCGCCCTGCCTTGTCCGAGCTGCTCCTCCAGGACGGGCGCGGCCGTGTCGACGCCGGCGGGCGGGCTGGGGGTGGGTCCGGCGGTGGTGCCGGGAGGCTGAGGGGCGAGGGCGGTGCGGAGAGGTTCGGGGCCGTCGGGGAGCGTGAGGCACGGGCCGACCCGGCCGCCCGCCCATTCGATCAGCCCGGGCAGGAAGGGTCCGATGGCGTCGCGCACACGGCCGGGCTCGGGCAGTCCCTCATCCACCACCTCGTCGCCCGTCACGAGCACCGCCACCTCGGGGCGCCGGTGAACCGTGAGCACGTCGTGTCCCAGCGCGGCGGCCAGCCCCAGAACCATGGGCGTCACCCGCGCCCCGGCGCCGAGCGCCATCTCGCCGAGCCCGACGTCCTCACCCCGCCGCCGCACATGCCGCCCGTCCTCCACCACCCCGGCGACCCAGCCACCACCCCTCTCCCGCTCACCCGAACGATCCGACCAGGCCCGCGACTCGGCTTCCCGCTCACCCGAGTGGTCCTGCCTGGCCCCCGACCCCGCGCCTCGCTCATCCGAGTGGTCAGGTAGAGCCCGTGGCACGGCGTTCTGTTCGCCGGACGATCCTGCGTCCATACATCGGGCGGCCTCGTATGGCAGGACCGCTCTCGTGCCCTCGGGTACCGGCGCACCGGTGGCGATCTCCACCGCCCAGCCCGGCTTCAGCACCTCGGCGTGCGCCTGCCCGCCCGCCAGCACCTGTCCGACCACCTGCCACGGCCCCTCCCCCGCGACCGCGTACCCGTCCATCGCCGACACGTCCGTTCCCGGCACCGCGACGAGGGCCCGCAGGGGCAGGGCCAGGCGGCAGCCGTGCGCCATGGACAGCGGCACCTCCTCGGCAGGTGAGGACGGCGCCGCGCGCAACGCGATGGCGCGCGCCTCTGCCCACGTCACGTGTCCACCCGACGCCCTGTCCACCTTGCGGCCCCCGCCATCCGTCTCCACGCGCGACTCCACCCGACGAACCCTGCCATCTCCATCTGACCGACCCTGATGCCACCCCACCACGCCATCCCTTTCCAGGGTCTCCGGTAACCGCGGTCCGGCCCAACCGAGAACCCCCGCTCCCCGGGGAAGCCTGCCGTCCCCTCCCTTGACCCGAATTTTTCCATACTGTATACCGAATGCACTGTCGACGCGAGAACGGAGCTCGGTATGAAGGTCGCTGTTCTCGGCGCCGGCGCCATCGGCGCGTACGTGGGCGCCGCCCTCCACAGGGGCGGCGCCGAGGTGCATCTCATCGCCAGGGGCGAGCACCTGCGGGCGATACGCGAGGCCGGTGT
This window of the Nonomuraea africana genome carries:
- the frc gene encoding formyl-CoA transferase, translating into MKALEGVRVLDMTHVQSGPSATQLLGWLGADVVKLEAPTGDITRQQLRDLPGIDSLYFTMLNCNKRSITLNMKSERGKELFAELVKNSDILVENFGPGAVDRMGFTWERLQELNPRLIYASIKGFGAGRYAKFKAYEVIAQAMGGSMSTTGFEEGPPLATGAQIGDSGTGIHAVAGILAALYQRESTGRGQRVQVAMQHAVLNLCRVKLRDQQRLAHGPLKEYPNKTFGEEVPRSGNASGGGQPGWAVRCAPGGPNDYIYVIVQPVGWKPLSAIIGRPELADDPEWATPEARLPKLDKMFQLIEEWSIAHDKWTVLDTLNAQNIPCGPILSTKELVEDASLREEGIVVSVDHPERGAFVTVGSPLQLSDSPVEVRTPPLLGEHNEEIYGAFGVSADELAELKTNGVI
- a CDS encoding thiamine pyrophosphate-binding protein produces the protein MSELISGGHLVAKALKAEGVDVIYTLCGGHIIDIYDGCVDEGIEVIDVRHEQVAAHAADGYARITGKPGCAVVTAGPGTTDAVTGVANAFRAESPMLLIGGQGALSQHKMGSLQDLPHVDMMTPITKFAATVPSTERVADLVSMAFRECYHGAPGPSFLEIPRDVLDAKVPLDQARIPTNYRASTRQAGDPEAIERLADLLAHSEKPCILLGSQVWTCRGTDAAIDFVRALNVPAYMNGSGRGTLPPGDPHHFQLSRRYAFTEADLIIIVGTPFDFRMGYGKRLSPTATVVQIDLDYRTVGKNRDIDLGIVGDAGAVLSAVTQAATGRVQNAATRRKEWIEELRTVETQAYTKRLPRQHSDSRPIDPYRLVHEINEFLTEDSIYIGDGGDIVTFSGQVVQPKSPGHWMDPGPLGTLGVGVAFAMAAKQARPDKEVVALFGDGAFSLTGWDFETMVRFDLPFIGVIGNNSSMNQIRYGQAAKYGEDRARIGNTLGDVRYDEFAKLLGGHGEEVRDPADIRPAMERARESGKPSLINVWVDPEVYAPGTMNQTMYK
- a CDS encoding molybdopterin molybdotransferase MoeA, translated to METDGGGRKVDRASGGHVTWAEARAIALRAAPSSPAEEVPLSMAHGCRLALPLRALVAVPGTDVSAMDGYAVAGEGPWQVVGQVLAGGQAHAEVLKPGWAVEIATGAPVPEGTRAVLPYEAARCMDAGSSGEQNAVPRALPDHSDERGAGSGARQDHSGEREAESRAWSDRSGERERGGGWVAGVVEDGRHVRRRGEDVGLGEMALGAGARVTPMVLGLAAALGHDVLTVHRRPEVAVLVTGDEVVDEGLPEPGRVRDAIGPFLPGLIEWAGGRVGPCLTLPDGPEPLRTALAPQPPGTTAGPTPSPPAGVDTAAPVLEEQLGQGRAEIVVVCGASSKGPADHLRAVLDEVGAEVLVDGVAVRPGHPQLLARLPGGRLVVGLPGNPFAALSAALTLLVPLLKGERYQPGERATLTRPSQESERYQPGEHATLARPSQKSERFQPGERATPAHPRDTRLVPVRRSGSGAVPVGRDRPGSLWGAALADALAVLPPGWDGEPVELLDLPD